In the Nerophis ophidion isolate RoL-2023_Sa linkage group LG01, RoL_Noph_v1.0, whole genome shotgun sequence genome, one interval contains:
- the lg01h19orf67 gene encoding UPF0575 protein C19orf67 homolog: MMDADSVKMVNFVPGQSVQMLPGIDDIVDTLALLRGDDVAPPCGQSLPSSCDCEACLQVQNHIQAMELQVQFPLRKAEELLERFVKNHVRGESRLLLASVWSFIHACQPYFNFLESTAQNKLLPFDIKRVQLLHFSQQMCDTLEHLMFTFASHNLLSLDQTQPENLSHFCVGQTQIGQLRLSTFFYCTPTPYLAEVNTGLFKRMRWNVERGDGARSSGREPETEYYFLCCQDIPNPQAESGADVVSYDSSVVRMWYIGQWVQVKPDPNTEDIFDWILCDIPQGAFNKQLFLGSKEPSSHVATDLMIQLLLFQQDE; the protein is encoded by the exons ATGATGGACGCTGACTCGGTTAAGATGGTGAACTTTGTGCCGGGACAGTCGGTCCAAATGCTGCCGGGTATAGACG atATTGTGGACACGTTGGCGTTGCTGCGTGGTGATGATGTGGCGCCCCCGTGTGGCCAATCGTTGCCCAGCAGCTGTGACTGTGAGGCCTGCTTGCAAGTCCAAAACCACATCCAGGCTATGGAGCTGCAAGTCCAGTTTCCTCTGAGAAAAGCAGAGGAACTGCTCGAGCGTTTTGTCAAAAA CCACGTGAGAGGAGAAAGCAGACTTCTGTTAGCCTCGGTGTGGAGTTTCATCCACGCCTGTCAGCCTTACTTTAATTTCCTGGAATCCACTGCCCAGAACAAGCTCTTGCCTTTTGATATCAAG cGTGTGCAGCTGTTGCATTTCTCACAGCAAATGTGTGACACTTTGGAACATCTGATGTTCACCTTCGCCAGCCACAATCTTCTCAGTTTGGATCAAACTCAGCCCGAAAA TCTGTCTCACTTCTGTGTCGGCCAAACCCAGATCGGCCAACTGAGGCTGAGCACGTTTTTCTATTGTACGCCAACGCCGTACCTGGCGGAGGTCAACACCGGCCTGTTCAAACGCATGCGGTGGAATGTGGAGAGAGGTGATGGAGCCCGCAGTAGCGGGAGGGAACCTGAGACAGAGTA TTACTTCCTGTGCTGCCAGGATATTCCTAACCCACAGGCAGAATCAGGTGCAGACGTGGTCAGCTATGATTCCAGTGTGGTGAGGATGTGGTACATTGGTCAATGGGTGCAGGTGAAGCCTGACCCTAACACAGAGGACATCTTTGACTG gatTCTGTGTGACATTCCTCAGGGTGCCTTCAACAAGCAGCTGTTTCTGGGCAGCAAAGAACCATCGAGCCACGTAGCCACTGATCTTATGATTCAGCTTCTCTTGTTCCAGCAGGATGAGTAA